The following nucleotide sequence is from Mytilus edulis chromosome 13, xbMytEdul2.2, whole genome shotgun sequence.
TCGATGCCGCTGTCGTCAATCTGAAGTGGAAACTTTCGTTCCCTCTTGGCACCAATGGGAGTTGAATGTCTTAATGGCATCCTGGGTGGTAATGGCAAGCTATTGCCATCTCCACTAACACTGTTAGACCGGGGTGGTATAGCAGGGGCTCTAGTGGGACTTGGTAAGTTAGTTGCATCTCTTTCTTTAACATGCTGAATGGTCCCTGAATCAACGCTCATTGAGTGATGCAAAGTTGGTATCTTAACATGTAATTTAGAATTATAAGTTTTATGATTCATACCTTGACCAACACGACCTCCACGTATGGGGATAGCACCACCTCTTAACATTCTTAAAGGGTTTGTTTCCACATCTTCATCCCCACCAGTGGATGAGGACATAGCTCCTTTACCAGGAATACCTTGGGGTTCACGAATATTACGAGAATGTCCTTCCTCACTACCGCTGATTACTCCTCTTTGATGATCAAGGGAGCGTCGTATTCTACTCTCCCTTGCAAGTTTATTCATAATTTCACGAGGGGAAGGTTCAGAAAAGTCCTCCCCTACAAAAAGACTGGAAGATTTATTGTAAGAATCCCTACGAGAATCATCCTGACGATTGACTTCTGTAGCACTATTTACCGACTCCGTACCAGAATCAGTATGAACATTGTCTGAATCAGGTTCATCAATCCTTAATACTTCTACATTGTTTTTAATGTCTTCAGAGTCACACTCTGATGTTTGTTCACTAGAAGTGTCTAAAATTTTAGGTCTATATTCATCTTCTGGTAGTTTTACTTTCAGATCATATTCTTGAGGAATTTCTGGCGGTGGTTTTTGTGGACGAGGCACAGGTTCTACTCTCTGTATGATTTCTGGTCTAGGTTTTGGAGCAGGTATTGGTATATCAGATCGTTTGCTGTCAGGCCGTGGTTTTGGAACTGGTTTCTGATGATAACTCATCTCTGTAAAttgattaaaattcatttcagGTGGTTCTAAGTCAAAGTCATCTATCATTGCAAGAGGCACCCCATATGTACTATCTTGATGTACAGGAGTAACCTCCCTTCTTTCTGGTGTAACCTCTCTTTTcattggagttatttccctttttgcaGGAGTAATTTCTCTTTTTGCAGGAGTTATATCTCTCTTTGCAGGAATTATTTCTCTTTTCGCAGGAGTAATTTCTCTTCTAACTGGAGTTAACTCCCTTTTGACAGGAGTTACCTCTCTTTTAGGTGGAGTAACTTCCCTTTCTTCAGAGGAGTATGAAGTACCAGATTTTTCCTTCACAGAACCTCTCATAACTAACTGGTTATAAGCCTCCATTGCTCCAGGAGGAACACTTTCTACTTGATCTGCTTTATTTTTGATCTCCTCGGAGAAAGTACGTTGACGATCAAGTTTCGGACTACGTTTAAATGAGAATTTGAATCTTGATCCATTCTGTGGTGACCCTGAATCACTTTCTGAATCTGACTGATATTTATCAGGTGACGAAGGTTCTTGTGATGATGACATATGAGAACGAGAACTTAATTCATTTGCCATGGCGATAGCATCATCTATCATTTTTTCATCAGATGCTGACATTGGTTTGACTTTGGCTTGTTTTCGTGGTTCTGGTTTCGGAGGCTCCCTGTTTCGAGGTTCCTGCAAGGCAAAAATTGAACATGCATAGTGATTACATAAATAGATACATGCTGTCTATAATAAAGATATTTTCATATACTCCAGACTTGATTATACTGAAGAAAAGCTGAAGATAATTTCTATAAGAAGAATATAATAATTACCCTATATCCCTTTTCTCCTAATGAgaatatacaatatttatatgtgaatgtatatgtaaaaaaaaaaaggatatttaaTTCAGATTTATGATTTTTTCAATCTGTCCATTCATCAATTGCTTGTATAGATTGATTGTTCCTTGTACGTCAGAGATTGTAAATTGAGCAACAGCAACATGCAATGCCATGCACATAATGATCACAGTTgaatttttttgtgtttgtttttttaaagtttttttttctttctattttatatcataatacacttttttaaagcaaattaaagagaaatatatgtttcattccatataatttaacaaaattttgcaGAGAAGAAAGATTGAACAGCTATAGCTGTTAAGAGGAAGTAGAATTAGAGGCAGACATACTAGTCTAGGTGGTTGAACAGGAAGTGGTGGTGGTGGTGACTTTGATCCTCTCCCATTGGTCATCAGTTTAGGAGGCGATTCATGTTGAGGTGTTGTAGTTGCTGATGAATCATTTGAAGATGAGTTTGCCAACTTTGCCTCTTTGTCGTTTATTGCTTTCAATACTTCATCCATAAATGAAGGTCCGAAATCAAAAGAACTCTGTAAAATGTCAAGTTTTataattaaatatcaataaaaaaaaagatatggtaaaTATACAGAAATGACATGTCAGACGGCAatcttacaacaacaaaaaaacaacaaacaaaaacatgtagAGATCAGTGAAAGTTATTTAATAATAGACTATGCTTGCTATGATATGGACAAATTATGAATAAATGTCAATACATTTAatgatttgcattttttttttaaatcaaaatcgcaatatttttctcaagaacaaaaatttaattgtgttttattttataactaatGGTCTTGAATCAGGGAAGACTTGTGCCCACGTAAAACTGATTTTAACAGTTAAACACCCATCATACGTTTTACCTGTCCCTAGTCAGGTTATCTGTTTTAAGTTGTAGTCTTTGTATTTAACTTTTTGGAGGAATCTGTATTGTCGGTTTAtgtgattttttatttcattatctaATATTTTTGGTAATGTCTATTATAGTTTTTTTTGACATTATCTAATTTATCTTTTATTAATTACAGTGTATTCTGTTTATCCATCACACAAGAGGACCAGAAAAAAAGTTGGATTAAGCAGGGTAttggaatactcaggtttttttCTGCAACAATAGGCATATTTTGGGATAGCCCTAAGATGTTATGAATCATAGACTGTTAGTACAAAcgtttatatatgatttattttttcataccGACATGTCAGGCATTTTGAAGTCAGCAAATATAGAATCATCATCTATATCTTGATACTGGAAATCTCCACTATCAACCTCGTCTGTCCTTGTTACATATTGACTGTCTATAGATTCCTGACTTATCCAGGAGTGACCATTAGTACCCAGAGATCCATTCATATTATGTCCATTTTCATCTCTATTAAGACTCACAGTTGATATCCGACTTTCACCTTCTTTCCCTGGAAGATAGATCATAATCATCATTACTTACTATAATTGTAATTACTTCTTTCCTTTCAATAATCTATCCAGGTtgtattttctatttttgaaCATCCATAAACTATATGGCCCTGTATTAACATGATTTTTTCATAGCATTTtcaaattaacatattttaagatGGATGTCTTTTTATCCTAAGCATGGAATTAGATCACCATTAATTTCTTTccataaattaaatacaaaaatttaaaagtaaatgtttCTGTTTTAGGGTCTTGATGCTATGCAGATATATTTACAACAAAGGCTTattttcattgttgaaagctatactgtgacctatatttgttgACTTTAATGtcaatttggtctctgatggagagtggtctcattggcaataatagctcatcttcttatttttacattataatattGTAGTTTTTTCTgcatattacaaaatgtataataaaatatatcataatgaaatATCTTTTATATGATTTTGCAAAATCTAAATACCAACCTGTACTAGCAACTTTGACTGGCAGTTTGTCGTAATTATCACCAATGAAACCAACATCACCGAAAATAGCACCATCGTAACCAATATGCCCTGTGTGACGAAGGTCATTCTGTGGACCACTGATCATCTCAGCATTGAACCGCCTTAATGACTTCCTGTTTGATTctgcaataaataaataataattttaatatattatggagatttttttatttaatgtttgaaGTCAAGTTCCTGAAAAGTAAAATGTAAACAGAAACAGAAATtgctaaaaatggaaaataaaattttatatcaaGATTATCCAATGACATTTTTCAACAGAAATTGACGAAActgattaataaaattatgtttcgAAATATTTCCTTTTACATATATagagaataaaaaataattcttatattAGTTTTAAAACTGATTAAATCATGTGTAAGCGTTGACTGTGTCATTGCATATTTCTGTGTATTATTTAAGCATGTGGCCATTCCCATACAATGGAAGCAATATCTGTGGTACAATATATACCTTTAAACCTGTGTCATTTAACTATACTTGTGTTTCATATTTatgtaaatatcaaataaaatatatgagcTTTGACAATCTATAACATATGACAATttcctttgaaaaaaatttgacTTGGTATGAAAGCCCTCTGGTCAAAATTTATAAGAACAGAATTTACAATGATACAGGAGTATCTTTTATGATGAACAGTAATATCTGTCTAAATTAACTGTATCCCTCAGGACTGTGTTTGGCATAGACACTAGTGTCCACAGTTTACTGGTTTAATTACTACAGAATGTTCTTATTACAAGAGATCAGATGGTTTTAATCAGTTAGTTTtcactgttaaaatatttctctAAAATAAATTCTTAATAATTGACATCTTTTATAAAACCCTGAACCTGGAAGGAACCTGTTAGTTTGGAAAAGGTCAAGGATCAGATATAGGGTTCACTCCATTCTAATGTAATTAGTAGAACAGCATGAAGCTTATTTTAGCTCACTTGAATTAATTATAATCAGTTGCAGTTAGCATAAAGCTTtttccttatttatttttaaggTTTCAAATTTCACATTTGGATATGATTCCactgctttgttgtttaaaatcgcgaaattttacaccctaAAAAATAACTCGCTATACGGTATAAATTTAGTGAATGTGACATCCATTTTTTAATAAACTCAAGACAGAACAAATTTTgttttaggggccagttgaagccAGCCTGTGGCTGTGGGATTTTCTTGCTATATTGAATACCAATTGGTGGCCCTTGGTTGTTTTCTGCCCTTTGGTCAGGTTATTTCATGTGACttaatttctatctaaaaaagcCCATGCCCCACAGACAGATGATCTATTTTGGAGCTGAGACCCAGTTGTCAAAATTATGGTCCATTCTATCTAAGTATCTAATTAAGAGATCATGCTGCTCCAACTTGTTGAGGATCTGATTAATGACCTTATTTTAAGTGAtattctaattttttggcattaTGTGATAAGTCATAAGCTGTTGTCAATATTTTGTTATAGAAGCCACACTACACATCTATTTGTCCCTTCTCCAATCTTACCTTTCTTACCACCCTTTTTGGGGGATTTTTCTTTCTTGTCTGATTCTATAAATAGCATAACcaatcaaattgtaaaaataaagatttaggCATAATTGGGGTCTATTGTAGCAAATAGGAGTTAAATCAAAATAAGATTATTCACTACTAAGCATctagcaaacattttttttttaaaatacaataaaaagtaaaatcttttatcttttattcaagaattaattgtaattgtaatattCATTCCACATTTTTGCATGTctaacatttttttatcattaaaaatttGCAATTCTTTAAAATGATTGTTTTCTTGTTTGCATTTTGGAAACTTGTAGTAAATGTCTGTAGAATTTAACTCCtctatttaaaatatattcaatGTCTAAGTATGTAGAATACTAAACTACCTATAATActgtatttataaaaatgtaaaatttaggACTCGGCATGCTGGCATAGTTTCATTATATGACTGACAGTGGCTCTCTGCCAGCATGCAAAATGTGCTCTTGTGCTGAAATAAATGCTATTATGAAATGCATATACATCAAGCAATGATATGATTCTATTCTACAGTATAAATTGTAAGACCCTAAATTCCCAGCTTATAAAAAGAAGAGAAGAAAACTTCTaaatacagtataagaaaatcaGAATAAAATGAAGCATATCTAGATAGTAGTATTCCTTTAATCTAACTACCTAacctaaatgtttaaaaaatttggcttgcaaaaaaaacaaaaaaaacaaattggtaaTAAATGCAAGAAATAATAAAATCCAATATTAGTGTTATAAAAGAAACAATTGAATGtaaaagagtaaaaaaatattaatgtaaataaagatgataggcaaaaatgttcataaaaattacccaaaatttttattataaatctcTTAAAAAAATTCCACAGCATGAAAGCAAAATTGAGTAAAATCAAAGGACAGGTACACTGAtgattttgatgattttattGAGTGATCTATGTCATCGTCTAAGTGATAGTAAGTCCTTGACTAATATTTTAGACTCATGTCTGGGTTCAACTTGAGGAAGTTCCAATTTGTTATCAGTATTTTTTGAAGATACTCATAGCAGTTTGTGGATAAAAGCATGATTATGATGTGCAACATTTTCTagcatttttgttcttttttcttACCTTTCCTTACAAGTTTGACCATAGGTTGGTCTGAGTcagctttttcttttttagagtCTACATGAAAAATTTACTATTTATTTGGGGTTTCCAAATGGAAATTAAACCAATTTTGTTAATAGATAATGATAAGAAATCAAATATACTTGTTCACAAATATTTAagtgtaaaatttcattaatctgtaagacatttaaaaaaattattataacaaTTTAGACAAAATTTTCTagtaaaagaaagataactctattaTGAAAAGGGTTATAAAAAACAGGTGCATTGTATTTTTGGAAGTTTTTAATGTGTATCTTAATCCTCTCTTAAATGGAGCTCTTCCCCTAAAACcataattatcatttaaaaaaaatttccattttcatttgaattgtgtTTTAAGTATGGCAAGCCGGGATAAAAGCAAGATAATGATTTGCAACATTTCCGAGCGGCTTTTTCTTACCTTTTCTTGAAAGTTTGACTTTAGGTGTGTCcaattctttttcctttttagagTCTATATGAAATAAGGATATTTTGTTCTTCACTTTTGGACTgatatttttaataaccattcaCACAAAAAACCATGAATTTACCAAATTTTAATCattgaaaaataagttaatttcTATATTCTTTCTTTGTTATATTCAATACAAAAAACTatagtttttgatttttgttgattTAAAGTTCACttcaaaaatgttaaacattgaaaaaCGTGAAATCAAAGTTAAGGCTAATATATATTACTTTGTGAAAAGTTGTGTGTGAGAGCTTACCTTTTCGACTGAGTTTAATTTTGGGTGTGTTTGATTCCTGGTTTTCTCTTTTAGAGTCTATGAAAACAAAGGAGTGCAAATTCACACAAAAGAAACAATACTTTACAAACTAATATTTAATCTTGCTAATAAAAGCTCCAACACTCTTGATTTTGATATTAAGTTCTCTTCTGATAATACATTAGAAAAAGCAATATATAATATGGAATCCAATCCATAATTTTAGGGTAATCCTCAAATATAGAAAAGTCTGTTTCACTGATTATCTTTATTGTTagcaatattttattaaaaaggcatagaaaatgttggattatcTCTTAAAAACTCCAATTACAATGACCATAAAAGTGGTCATGTTCCCAGCCAATGATCAAAATCGGGTCAGATTATTTCATGAGCCAAAAAATATCCAAAACTAATGAATTCAAATTTTTACAGATCCAATGACTTTACTctatagaaaatttataaattttcctTTTACAATTTTGATTACAAGCAATGTTTTTTTAATAGCTTCAATAACTATCTGAGCTCCAATAACTGTCTGACCAGATTTTATCACTGGCATGTGAATATTCTGTTATTTACGAATCTTTCTTATACATTATCTCTGGCATCCAGTCTAATACTTTCCCGTAGGATTTTAAAAACAAGCAAATTAACAAGCaggaattaaattaaaaacagaCGACAGAGGATATAATTAATGCTGAGACCTTTTCTACCCGTTAGCTTGTTAGGAGAGAAAGAGTGTCGATCTTACCTTTACGACTTAGTCGTATATTAGAGAAGAATGAACTTCCACTCTCTCTTTTAGATTCTATTAGAAATAAcgggaaataaaatatttttattcatctgatttcAAAATTGTAATGAAAAGTTACTGAAcccataaaaatgaaattttctaaaattcttgtacattaattttgattaattactTGCATATTCTtattcaaaacaaataacaatatttgaaatagttaaaaaatattttacattaattcTGAAAATCATCTACTTTTATATACTGAttcaaatcaaataataaaatttgaattaaactgtACAATGTGTTACATGAAACTAAAAAGACCTTTGCTGCATTTAGCATTACATTGGTTTATTTATCACAATATTTGAGATATATTTTAGATTccatattacaaaaaaatgtttaaacaacTAAAATCATCACTATGTATACATCTATATAAAAGAAAGAACAGAATTTAAGCAAGAAAAGACCACCCAActatttttgacaatattttccGAAGTGATTTTGAATTGCATTTAGTAGTTACATAAAAAGCTGACAAGGTCGATGACAAGGTCAATGACAAGGTCGTAGACAAGCGAGAAAGTAAAGATTTGTTAGACATAGAGGCTTACCTTTACGTGATAGTTTTATTTTTGCATCACCATTTTCCCGTTTTGATTCTAACAAAAAGTTTATACATGTCAATTATACTAACTACCCACACATAATAATTAATGGTTTAATTTACAACATATAAGAATAATCTCGGCGAAAACTCTGTATTATTATACAACATAATTCTATTAAACTCTGTAAACTACATGCTGTAGTTCTATGACCAAGACGAAAATTTATAGTCCAACTGGGGCATATGAAGTATCCAGATGTTTATATAAGTAAAAGTTATAGCTGAATCACCTATTTCTAGTGAAGTTTTATCCCTACTTTTTTCATAATTCTGACTTATATCTTGGTCAGTTCTAAAATTTGTTTCTTCTTGTTCGAGTCCAGTCTATAAGTAAAAGTCCTGGTTCATACCTAGTTGATCTAATCCATTAAACTAATACACATAACAATATCTCTAgttcaaaattataaatcaatGAAAATACATTTCCAAACACACATGCAAAAATGTCTATTTCTGGGTTATGATGGAAccatgtaatttaaaaaatacttttatcaattgatataaaatattttaaaggcaaaaaatgaatatctttttcacttgtttttttacttcatattGAAAATTTGTAGAACCAGCTGTAATTTTAAATTCCAATGTAACCAAAttcataaattcataaaaaaaaaccaacattccTTGTATCAATGACTACTGTAAACATTGAAAATCAAAGGTCAAATGTTACCCCCTGATGACAACATCAATGCCATGTTACTATAGTAATGCAGTAACCTCCTGACCCCTGTACAACTCACCTTTTCTACTGATACTTTTAGACACACTAGGACTATTCTTGTGTTCAATTATTGGCATAACATTAGCTGGATCAAAATATCCACATTTACCATTCCCAAGAACACCCTTCCAGAATCCTGACTTCGGACAATCTTCAGGGCTGAAAACATATATCTTCAAGTAATTAAATGTTATTCCCTAAAACCCCTCCACAAAACTGTCTATGGAAAATATTCTATACTGTGACAGGTAACATATCACCATCAATTTCTCCATTTAAATTTGAGTGCCTGCAAGCATGTTTAACtccaccacattatgtatgtgtttGTCCCTAGTTAGGGGGCTTGTCATTATCTtatgttgctgtgtaacatatttgtacttttttttattacaaaatgtttCTGTACCATTTGTATAAACAAGCTTCTAAATTCATTTTTCTTGAATGAACTGTCCCAGTTAACAAGGGTCATTCAGGGGAAAACATGTTTACATAAGACATTGTCTCTTgaagatattcattttttttgtaactacATCCATTTTTTCTCTGTTAAAAAGTACTAAACTGGATGATTGTGTATGCACTCCCCTCAGCCTACATGCAAACTTTGTCACATGAATGAAATGGCAAATGGGTCTGTAATTCATTATTTTAAACTTGTAAACAAAATAAGCTTCAAATTTTAACCTGAACAGAACATATTCTAATAAACCAAAAATCAGATTCATATCTGTAAGAATAACATACTTTTTATAATCTATGCATGTGAAATTTCTAAAATTCTTTATACTCCAACTTACTTTTTATCTAATACATATATGACATCATATGATTTATAATACAGGAAGTCTTTAGGTACAACCACTTCTGGGAAATCTTTCATAGCTTTAACTTGGGTAGGTCTCATCTGTAATATAATCCAGAACTCATAAAATTTTCaatgctgtggattcattattattttttggataccaattttttcgtggatttcatgggtacagggggaccatgaatttaaatgttcaacaaaatacaaattgtCTTCAGAACAGTATgcagactttgtcaaaaccacgaaatcaaatatccatgaatatgcaagtttccatcaatccacaaaaaattggtacccacaaataTAATAAAGTAATCTCAACAATTTTTCCCTGGACATATCTGgaagatctgtactttgtgtcttttacagctaatttccttaTGCATGTAGAATAAgactttggtaagcttgcttgcttgctttgtttgtatattgtacaattgtaattgggataacgttctatcaaatttaaatataatacatgtatatacaggtttaactatgcCTATTTATATTGCTTGCAGatttcaatcttaattacaatgcttcatctaaagtttataaaaacaaagcaagTAAGCCAACAAAGTCTTACTCTACAaccattaggaaattagctctaatAGTGTTGTTGTGCTTTATATTCAGCTGATAAGTTAAATCCTTTTTCACAGATTTTTATAGTCTTTATGTTGTGCAGTTACACTACCGTCAAAATCTGGGGGAGGGTTGAGCAcctgcaaacatgtttaaccccaccacattatgtatgtgcctgtcccaggttGGGAGCCTGTCAAGCAgtgtttgtcatttgttgctgtgtgtatcatttgtttttcgtttattgttttgtacataaatcagtaAGTTGGCCATTAGCTTACTCGTTTGAGTTTTACATTAGCCATTTCaaggcctttatagcttgctatgctgtatgtgttttatttttatttgttaaaatccGTCCAATGGcctatagttgctaacttctACATCAATTGTTCTCTTgagaagagttgtcttattggccaACATACTACATCTTATTTCTATCCTTGCAATAtggtatgaaatatttaataggaAACAAAGGATTGAGGAACATAAATTAGTATATAGTGGAATAACAGGAGCCAACAttaggccaaacaaaaaagtaatTGTGTTTACTGTTACATGcagaaaaaaatagggtaggcaggtaggtagggaattttttgaatttttaataatttttaataatttttttaagtcTATTGGAGCAACATTGTGACTTCAACAATTGTTAATCAAAAAAGGTaaatacaagaatgtgtccccagtacaagGATGCCTCAATCgtgctatcattttctatgttcagtggactgtgaaattgaggtaaaaactctaatttggcattaaaattagaaagatcatatcatagggaacatgtgtactgagtgttaagttgatcggacttcaacttcataaaaaactacattgaccaaaaaactttaacctgaagcgggacagacagatggaacaaacgaacggacatacagaccagaaatcataatgcccctatactatcgtaggtggggcataaaaaactttAGGGTAGTTAATACAAATAAGAGTAGGTAGGGGTATAGTAAACATACTTTTTTTGTTTGGTTCTAGCTCTACCTACCTGAGGTAACATTACAAATAATTCACTGAACAATGGACGTCTTTCTGGATCATGTTCCCAACATTTGGTCATTATCTGGTAGTATTCTTTAGGACATAAATCTGGTCGCTCTAGTCTTTGGCAGTTTGGTGCATCTATTGATTCTAATATCTATCATagaaacaagaaaataaataaactacatagaaatgtgtaaattttatcatttttgttgagGTGTAATAGTAACATGTAATACAACACATAACCCAAATAATTCAGTCCCACTCTGTCTCTCTCATTTCCTAGGGCCAACTTTCTTCATATAGTAAAAATGGGCCATGAATACTAGATTTTGATTGGTGCTTTCTGTGAGAAAGCAAATCAGCTGCCAGCATAGTTTTATTCAGTATTCTAGGGTATTTTAGCCACCATAGAGCAACAGTATGAAATGTATTCATCAAGTACAGTTGAAAATTGTTTACTTTGGTTCtaattatcaattataatatttgtttcattaaaatGTATAGCAGAACTTACTTGTTGACCAGTTAATCCTGCCCATGGCTGGAACCCGTATGTAAATATTTCCCATAACGTTACACCAAATGCCCAAATATCACTGGCTGAGgtgaattttaaataatttatacacTCTGGTGCACACCTGAAAaagaaatcagttattttttatgttgaaatatttctttgaacATCTTAACTAAACAACTATCAAAACTCAATTTCTGTTTGGTAATATattgtaaacaaacaaaatttttcATGACTTTGGcaaaaagaaaaaacacaaatataaatgGTTAGTTTAAAGTAGTCAACAGTCATCAAAATTTGTTCATACATTATGTTGGTATTGTAAGATATATTTATTGGGGTATTTTAAGGAAATCTGGTACACATTGATATAACatataaaatggttttttttcaaggattttgtaaatattaccattatgacaattttatattCGAAGTTAGAAAGAAATTAACTGACTAAAGAATGGTAGATGTAATCACAGATTCCATTTTATTGTATTCTATTTTTACATGCCTCAACAAAATCTAAAAACATGATGACACCAAAGAATTTCAATTTACCCTTTGTGATATGTCTATTGTAATCTTTGGCTTTAAAGTTTGTTGCTGTATCTCTCATTTTCTTAATTGTTTTTTGTATTGCTCATAAATGAAGCcatttagttttctcatttgatttgCTTTACATTTGGCATTTCGAAGCACTTATAGCTTTATACTATGCTGTaaggtttttgctcattgttgaaagctttAATGATCTATAAGCCTTCTACAGCATTTTTCTCTTatatatctccttatttttatattgaccaTCATATTACATTTCTTAATGTTGTGAGATATTTATTCTATgcttataaaacaaaagaaaattaagattatctcccttataccaatgactataaatatatatgtaacttaCCAAGCTATAGGCAATTTTAGGTTTAGACTAAAATTACTCTGATAGTAATCTTTACCGATACCTAAGGCTCGAGATAATCCAAAGTCACTTATTTTTACCTGAAAGAAATAGAAATATAAATGTCATAAAGTACATTGATGACAAGTTCATCTG
It contains:
- the LOC139499880 gene encoding uncharacterized protein isoform X16, with amino-acid sequence MSKSSENKKMKFLAILTRSGGDIGRSLSPSPPEQRSPRPSSYIRPPCKQIIPANSIQINKTLGEGEFGIVQQGLWTTETGEKVQVAIKCLTKEKMHTGTTEFLKEANIMQNVDHENIVRMYGVVLDKDDSLMLVTELAPMRSLLECLKEQSLRTDFPLPRLCDFAQEICDGMSYLESKRLIHRDLAARNILVFSKSKVKISDFGLSRALGIGKDYYQSNFSLNLKLPIAWCAPECINYLKFTSASDIWAFGVTLWEIFTYGFQPWAGLTGQQILESIDAPNCQRLERPDLCPKEYYQIMTKCWEHDPERRPLFSELFVMLPQMRPTQVKAMKDFPEVVVPKDFLYYKSYDVIYVLDKNPEDCPKSGFWKGVLGNGKCGYFDPANVMPIIEHKNSPSVSKSISRKESKRENGDAKIKLSRKDSKRENQESNTPKIKLSRKDSKKEKELDTPKVKLSRKDSKKEKADSDQPMVKLVRKESDKKEKSPKKGGKKESNRKSLRRFNAEMISGPQNDLRHTGHIGYDGAIFGDVGFIGDNYDKLPVKVASTGKEGESRISTVSLNRDENGHNMNGSLGTNGHSWISQESIDSQYVTRTDEVDSGDFQYQDIDDDSIFADFKMPDMSSSFDFGPSFMDEVLKAINDKEAKLANSSSNDSSATTTPQHESPPKLMTNGRGSKSPPPPLPVQPPRLEPRNREPPKPEPRKQAKVKPMSASDEKMIDDAIAMANELSSRSHMSSSQEPSSPDKYQSDSESDSGSPQNGSRFKFSFKRSPKLDRQRTFSEEIKNKADQVESVPPGAMEAYNQLVMRGSVKEKSGTSYSSEEREVTPPKREVTPVKRELTPVRREITPAKREIIPAKRDITPAKREITPAKREITPMKREVTPERREVTPVHQDSTYGVPLAMIDDFDLEPPEMNFNQFTEMSYHQKPVPKPRPDSKRSDIPIPAPKPRPEIIQRVEPVPRPQKPPPEIPQEYDLKVKLPEDEYRPKILDTSSEQTSECDSEDIKNNVEVLRIDEPDSDNVHTDSGTESVNSATEVNRQDDSRRDSYNKSSSLFVGEDFSEPSPREIMNKLARESRIRRSLDHQRGVISGSEEGHSRNIREPQGIPGKGAMSSSTGGDEDVETNPLRMLRGGAIPIRGGRVGQGMNHKTYNSKLHVKIPTLHHSMSVDSGTIQHVKERDATNLPSPTRAPAIPPRSNSVSGDGNSLPLPPRMPLRHSTPIGAKRERKFPLQIDDSGIDGHSTPQSLVRNYAWSESSKLTQHERTLPPAPPPPLKKHQIDDKPFDSGLDEDDDVFEGHDITPPSTLKIDTSSKSSTFPRVKFQFQKVKCNLEQLGFYNRKDPFWVKTLTLAGRNISDRGSSEEVSPLMLANYKTSEGVSYEDLLDFAFDREKNCEEVEMMRSVFKNEISVEDCQQALTETKWIVPMAIKYVKLKQLLSAQLGDITLCKEALMACDWDVQRAANHVLSNLSSPEIIDV